The Pseudomonas aeruginosa genome includes the window TGGTTGAGGTGGTTCGAGGTGTTCAGGGAAATCCAGTCGACCTCGGTCAACTGCTCCGGACGGTTGATCGGCGCCCGTTGGCGCAAATAGGCCGGCGCCGCGCAGAGCACGCTGCTCCAATCGCCGAGGTGGCGCGCCACCAGGCTGGAGTCGGCGAGATTGCCGACGCGTATCGCCAGGTCGATGCGCTCGGCGACCAGATCGATGCGCTCGTCCTGGAAGAACAGCTGCAGGCGCAACTGGCGGTGGTTCTCCAGCAACGGTTTCAGCGCCTGGGTGATCAGCGTGCCGGAGAACCCCACCGGCGCCGCCAGGCGCAACTCACCCACCGGCGCATCGCGCCATTCGCCAAGCCGCCGCTCGGCTTCCTCGGCGATCGCCAGCATCTGCGCGCAACTGCGATAGAACGCCTCGCCGGCCTCGGTCAGGGTCAGCCGGCGGGTGGTGCGATGCAGCAAAGTGACCTGGGCGCGGCTCTCCAGCTT containing:
- a CDS encoding LysR family transcriptional regulator, with the protein product MDSLKGMAIFATVVDKGSMAAAAQSLGMTPSAVSQQIRKLESRAQVTLLHRTTRRLTLTEAGEAFYRSCAQMLAIAEEAERRLGEWRDAPVGELRLAAPVGFSGTLITQALKPLLENHRQLRLQLFFQDERIDLVAERIDLAIRVGNLADSSLVARHLGDWSSVLCAAPAYLRQRAPINRPEQLTEVDWISLNTSNHLNHLTLSGPGGEVCKLRLEPRVAANGMLAVRQFTLDGLGVSYQPLPEVRDALNDGRLQQLLPEWRIPGLGIYAVTPRREAQPAKVKVAIEALRRAFATDGDERWS